The region ACCACTGATATTATCTTTGCAGGCGATCTTGCAGATCTCATTTTTGTATTCTTTGACCCAATTGGTCAAGCTCTCTGCAAGCGCACTCTCAATCTCGTGGAAAAGCTCAATGAGAAACATGCTGAACATATGAGATTTTACCTCAGTAAAGCTGATGAGGCTGGCCATGAGAGTGATAGACAGGTATTTATGTGCTATCAacgaatgaaaagaatatgtacgactatgaaatatattcatgtatGACTAGTTAACTTTTCTCTGATGACGTGTGTTTGTGACAAGTGAAAATAACATCAGAATAACGCATGCGGTGCTATGGTGATGAGTGCTTGGAATTTTTAAGTCATTAGAAGTAGATTCTGACTTGTACTGTCATTGTGGTTAGGAGTATTACATATGCCCGCTGATTGACATGAGATTGCTCCCTTGGTTATTCTTGAAACTATATACTAATTAACTGTGGCAATATCTTAAGACATTGTACTACAATAATGTAGCCAACCGCtattctataatgataatttttacTTGTTAAAAATTAGTTTAAATTGTATGACACACTTTTGGGCCTGTTGGAACCTGATACTGTTTTACTCCTCACCATTTGATAGAGATAGATAAATGATACTTGACATACATTGAAGTCAACAGTTTATCATGTGGTTGTATGCGTCATAAGAATTTCTAGTAATCTCGTTAAGACTTGTTTCAACTTCCTGGAATCGTCTTTGTGTTGTGTACACATGTTTTTTTGTCTGCATTTTTCAGCGAGTGATGATGCAAATCGTTCAAGAGTTATGCAAACGTCCCGGACTGAACAGAACAGGTTTTGACATGCCTACAATTTACATTCCATCCCCTACAGTTAAGGTAAAAAGAGTTGGAATTCCGATTTAACTTCTTAAAGATGCTATGATGAATAGCAGATAATAAGGTTACATCATTAGTGGGCTATAAAGATCTCATACTAAAGCAGTAATACATCATATTCCTAGCACTAGAACCTTATTGTTGATCATTTTACCCACATCGATGGTTCCCTCTGTTTCAGTCTCGTTGCGTGAACCAAATCGAAGAGGTTTGTAAAGATGTTGAGAAGACAATCAATCAGACAATACAGAATACACTGAACACTTTAGAGAAAGATTGTGAGAGTATTGCTGAACTCGTTGACCAACGATTAATTAAAAACAGGTTAGTAAGAAATTCTTGCCTcgataatcaatttcattgaGTTATTGTATCAAGTTGTTAATCGTTCAACTGATATATTTCAGCGAGGATGATTCATTCAACCTTCAAGCTCGATGTCGCGGTGCAATGTTTGCACTTGTTGGAATTCTCCTGCCATTCTTTGTGTTTGTATACTTCTTAGCATCGAGGGCTGCCTCGAAAGATATTCTTCTTCAAGTTCTTGGAAAGTCCGGAACCGAGACGCTACAACTATATCTGGTATGGgaacaaatttcttaaaattgaataaacatttctgatgatgatgacaatgATAACATTACTGGTTGCACTTATTTTTTGTATCTTAAGTGAATTGAATATATGAATTCATTCAACAAGATTATTTTTCCTGTCAGGTCAATGATTGTATACTTAAATTACCATTGTAATGTATGGAACTATAACAGAACAACTTGGTTCATATATGAAGTAATTGACAAGAATGTTACATATATAGGTCGTGTTAGTGGTAATTGGCTGATTGTTAACTTGCCATTTATAAATGCTTGCATTTCTCTCTTTGGAATTTCTTATAAACCTACGTATTGCAGCTTCACTGCTACAAGAAATCTATTTCAGTCTGTCTATTAAATGTATTTGTATcttgaatatgtttttaagGCTCCAGTTCGTGGCATTATAAAAACGATACCTACTGATTATCATCTGCATTTATTGGGAGGAATTATTGGATTCTCTCTGCTGTTGCTGTTATTGGCCAAGTTTACGTCACGCTCGCGGTCAACACTGACCCGCCGCCAGAAGAGACTATTGTTAGAACAACGCGACTATGTACAGACCACTGTCAAGAGTAAAAAGGTAATGACGTATTCATCGCTATTTTAGGTTGAACTTAGTGACAAGATTAACACGTTTcacttatatttatattttatttcttcCACAGCAAACTCTGTACCAACAATACCTAAAGCAAATGGTTGCCGAGCATGATCTATAGAGGTCtgaatgatagaaaatttAGCGGTGAAGGAAAAATCGAAAGCTCAATCTCttcagtatttcatcaaattatgaTTCATTATAGTAATAGTTACGTTTGTTTAGAGAATTGTTAATCATTCTGCCAGTTCTTATTgctcaataatttcaaatacccACCATCTTACTCACCCATTGATGGAATAAATTATGTACTTATTTTCTTTTACGATGTCGTATTACTTATGAAACTGGTGCTAATCTATTATAATATGTTATGTACAGTAATTACTTTGAGAGCACAGAAGAACACCGAAAACATGTACATAATCTTACTAAGTGAACAGTTAAATTTTCTCCACAAAATGCTTCTCTGTAACCAGTATTCATGATGCAATTGTCATTACataaattcatgaaattgaaTGAGAAATATGATTTCGAACTTTTGAGTATGTTATccaaatgattttgataacaaTATGGTGCAATATGGTCTCAAATGTCCATTTTATTAAGGCAGCTTTAAATCAGAACTTAGTTGAGGTTGAAATTAGAGGTGGTTTGACTTTCTTGTATTTTCGAAAATTCTTATTCgcgaataaaaaatattttcaaaataagttTATATTTGTTGTGGTTGATTGGAAATCTATTCATCGTTGACAGCATCGAGGAAAATGTTGGAGATCAAGTCATCTGAAAGAGGAATAACAGTTGCAGTCCATAAGACGATATATACTGAATCAATAGCATATAAGCAGCCCACCatttttatagatattttAGTTGCAAAGTAGTTCCATGGAAAAACGATTTataaatgggattcgaacctactgCATGACATGCCTATAGAGAATTGCGAATAACCTCTATCACTTGACGTTCTGACATCAGGTTGATCGCATGAGGAAATATATCGAAATTTCATGTTTATTAAGTTAATAGAAAGCTGAGTTCATGGATCAGTCTCCATTCTTGTTATTCGGAGGATCTGTTGCAGCACTTTTAGCCGGTCTCTATATCTTATGGGAGCCCTCAAGTCAGACAAATACTAAGAAAAAGAAGAGAGGTATATCTGAAATAGTCTGTACGGAACACGTTCAATGTAACGGTATGTTTTCATCTTCCATTACCGTATATGATGCTTTCAATTTTAGGGTGCTGTCCAGGACTTGTCAATCTAGGAAATACTTGTTTCTTGAATGCTATACTACAAAGTCTAGCAAGCTGTCCAAATTTTATGCTGTGGCTTGTGAATTACACTGAAACACATCCGAGTACAAGCTGTCAAGAGTATTTAGCATGGACCCTTTTAAATGTGATGAAAAGTAAGTTGACTTTGGAACAGTCCAACATAATATTGTCTAGTAGAATActctagtctgaataccagatgTAATACAGGTTCGGAATAACTGCTATATGGGTGAAACTAGACTAATAGTCCGTCTCTTAATTTAAACATACCCTGATTCAATGAATCTTACACTGTGgctccaaaatcaaagatttcatagagtattaatgtattaaatGTTTTAATGTATTAATGTATAACtaaatctttgatttaggACCCCAGCTACTGTGACAAACCCCTGTAATTTGTGGTATTCTCTTCTTAGTAAGTTTACATTATGTTAGATGATAATTAGAGATGTCCTTTCAGTATTGAATAATCAAGGTGAATTTGTTGATCCGTTTTCACCCCATGATGTGATTAATGCATTGAGGGCTCGTAGATGGGTGATCTCAGCTGATGAACAAGTGAGTCTCATCATTATCAGATTGTTTATTATTCAGGTATTTATGCACACCTCTCCACACTCCCTTTATATTTTCTAGGATGCACACGAGCTTTTTCATGTATTAACTGAGACACTTGATGAAGAAACAGCAAAATATGCATCTGTTTTATCAGTACTAGACTGTAGCGCATTGGAAGTAAGAAATCGTTCAATAATGTATTCTTTCTTGAATAATTGAAGGGAGAAAATCTACTTTCATTCATCGATTTCAGGAGATGCAGGTTCTGAATGATGCAGTTTCTCGCTACAAGGTTGGGTTGCCAAAACTTGAGAAAGCTGATAATTTGATCACATTTAAAGGACTGCTCGCGAGTCAACTGCAATGTAAAACCTGTAATCACAGGGTTAGTTGTTCACTTACTTTTCTCTAGAATTTCCTGATCAGGAAATTTGTACTTGATTTGGTCCCACCTTGTGTTTTACAGACTGCTATGAAATATGATGCATTTGATAGTCTTTCATTGAGTATTCCTACTTATTCTTGGGTAGGTAACTTACATTCTTATGCGTCTCTGAATCGTAATCATGATTGCTGTTTGAAtggattgttttttttcattttagggAGTTTTATCCATAGAAAGCCTTTTAAGAACATTTTTTAAGCCAGAATGTGTTCAAAGTGTAGAATGTGAAAACTGTGCTAAACTATTGGGTGCCAGTAATACACCTAAGAGATCTTTCATTAAAAAGTTGACCCTCGGAAAGGTAATACAATGTAATCGCAAATATCCCCTTATTGTATATTTCCTCTTTCAAATTTGGGTAAACCTTTTAAACAAGATGtgtgtatttcattttcatagctTCCTGATAATTTATGTATCCACATCCAAAGAACTGTGTGGCTTGATAATGGTATGCCAACAAAACGATGTGATCACATTGGATTTGCTGAATCACTTTGTCTGGATGAATTTATCAATGCCGAACCACAACGAAGACAACATGAGAAGCAAAGTCGTTTGATTGGTGGAAAACTTTACGGGTGCGTGTGATGATTGCGATTAAACAATCGTGTGCGTCTTCTACAAAGAATTGAAAGTTTGAAGTTTTGTGTCTTTTAATTTCAGTACTGAAGTAAATGAGGCAAATGCAGTTTTGCTCAACTCTAAATCACTGCTATCGATGAACACTATCCTTACACAGCCTCCATCTAAACTATTATCATCTATATCAATTCGGAAACCTTCATCCGAGGATCTTATCGTGGAACAACATAAACGAAAATCCTGTTCATATAAACTAATGTCAGTTATCGTGCATCTCGGAGATGTTTTTTCTGGACATTTCGTTACGTATCGACGTGGACCCATACGTCAGGGACTTGTTAGTGATAAATGGTTCTGTACGTCAGACACCATAGTTAAATCTGTAGATATAACAGATGTGTTACAGTCCGATGCTTACATGTTGTTTTACCAGCGTGTATGATGTGTTTCTCTTACCATAGACAATgaataatagaaatagaatcattatgTAAGCGATTATATATTCGTATTCAGATGTAAAATATTTActtcaaataaacaaaaataaacatcaaCTGTAATTACAGATTTGTTCAACAGTATCTTtcatagaatatttttcattgataactgattaaaactgtacaACATATACACATAATTGATTGTACATAACCattgaaaataatgtacaTAAGGGATCAGTTCTGAGTTCTACATCagaatatttatcaaaatgtcCCTTCACACGGTAGATGATCGTTGAAAGTTAGAATTTCCATTTTCTTTCGCTTCATTTTTTGGtgattaaaacattttatggTATTCTATGGTTGCTTTTCTACTCGTCAGATCCTAAGCCTATTTTCAATTAAAGCAAATCACTGTAAATATTGCGTAGATCGGTGTATATATCATACAAGCTTATGGAGGCACTGATGAACACTTATCATTGAAGATGATTTTTCACTgggataatttttttcaccggGATATCTTAAGAATTTCACAATAATCCGCTCTTCTGTTAAACATCATGCATATTTATAGGAGTGAACATGAATGGAATGATTATTAGATAAGATTTTTATTCCCTCGGATTGATATCGATAAGTTACTTAGaaagtttttttaaacatGAGCGATAGATAGTCTATATCTCAAATTTTGTTCATGCCACGAGTACGTTTGAACTAAGAGTGAAAAGCAGGGGACATAACATGCTTCATTCAATCAAATCACATCAAATATATCATAGAATGATACTTCATGAATAGGAAGAGTGAATCATAAAACCAATCTAGTATAGTTGCATAGATCACTTAGATTTGCCAAAAAGCCACTTAAGATGAATTTCAAGTATTAATTTAAATGCTTACTTACATTCATCAATATTGTCATGGCAATTACATGCATCGCTATTTGGGTGAGTGTCACCTGTAAGTATGATAGAATATGTAATTCTGCTGATAGATATGTCATATTTTCTAGCACATTTTTCAAGCTTATGTCGTAATATCTTGTGGACAAATAaatttctatcttaattaaAACTCTCGTCTTATTGTATTTCATCATCGTCTGAAACATCATCTTATTGCACAAAACCTGTAAAAACCATTCTTAGAAAATTCGAtgtatattgtttattatttacAGTTATGGCAGCTTAAgtataaaagatattttttggCAGCTTTCTTTTGTTATTCTATCTAAgatatacaaaatatacaaacatcttataaatctaataataTGTGGTAGCAAATATGCACACCATGACTAGCACCAAAGATCTATACAGTCAATTATTACTATCAactattatcaatatttctttCTGTATAATTTCGATTTCCGGTTATGTCATCGATGTTCATCCCTGGCGGGAACCAAGGGTTTGAGTCGTGTTTTTTGAGCGGGGGTCTCTGTGGCATATTGACAGTATCATTACTACTCGACTGCCTGGACGCCGAGGAAAAAAACGACAAAGTTATAGACGTATTTGATTTTTTCCTCCACGTGTGGGGAGATGGAATATCATTGATTGACCGTGTCGATGATTTTCTAGATGAATGTCTAGATCGTGGTATAAATGGTTCCATTTCTAAATCTGACAGTCGATCTTCATCTTGATCGGTTTGGTTATCATAATGACACGGCGGCCAAGATTCTTTAACCGTTTCGAGAACTTCGTTGACGAATGAGATTATATTGAAACATATATTATTGGACCACCGACCCTCGTCATTGGTGTCTTTGATGTCAGTtctttctttttggttttcaaACAAGATTCGTCGTTCATTGATGAATCGTTTTGCGTCTTTATCCCAACTCATTCTACTGCACAGTACCTGCAATTTATAAACACCGCGATAAATATCATTTTGTAAGTTTATAGAGATTGCACCTGTCTTATGCATTTTTGTTTAAACCCACCTCGAAGCAAGTTGTCTGAAAGTttatatttggtctttttacGGGCATCATCACTGCTGGCACAACATCACAAGTTTCGTGAGATTTAATCTGTCTCACTGTATTTAGACAAATGAACGTTTCTCCGGCAAAATCATCGGGTAACAGAAAATCATAATCCATagctttgaaatgaatcaCGGCTCCTTTCATCGATAAATGATCTTTCGGTATACAGTtactaaaaatagaaaacagatcctataatgaaaataattcgtTTCATTTTCGGCACTATAACCATACATTGATTACGAAATTATCTCCAGTCCTCAAATTCGTATTCATAATTGCATGAAATACTTACAACTGAAATGTGTGATTGAATACTGGATTGAGAGTTTTACTAATAGTTATTGTACGTTGTGGTTTACACATCGGAAAAAGAGTAAATGGAGACAACTGTACGACGACGTATGGATCACTAAGTCCTGAAGAATCTAAGCCTGGTAATTCATTTGCTGATATaactaaaacaaaacaaaacacagTGCATTTATGGACTTAATCTATGGAGAAAAGCAACTTTATAATCTACTGTCATTACCTTTCACAAATAATGTGATATTTCCTCGGGTTTCTTCTTGATAAGCAACTTTCACCGCTAAGTGCCCAAAATAATCTATAGGCGTTTGCTACAATAAACACGATATTATTGATTACATACGTAGGTATTTTATATATCATGCGTATATGGTCTACGAAAAATAGATACATCTACACTTATTTTCGCATTTAGCCTTAAATTCCATGATATTTCGATATAAGCTACACATTTGTGTAACGTTATTCGCTATTCTCACCATATCTGCAGCGGCACCTTCGAAGTACTGCAGTAATAAACCATTTGTACTATGGGAATTGATTTTGATACGATCGTGTAAATCGAGATATTCTAGTGTCTTCAGTTTTTCATCTTCACAACCACCTTGCATGAAATACTGTTTTAAACTGTCTAACCTCTGAAATtcagatatatatgtatatgtgaaAAACTAAGTTTCATATTTGTTTCCACATAAACACGACTGTCATCATGTATGTATACTTACTCGTTTCATTTGTGCATAATATTCTGGAAgtttctgttaaatataaagtaAACGGTTTTACGATTTAAAGAAGATCTACAGGTTTTCTTATCGTTCGGGATAGAACAAACCGGCGTTCAACTCACCCCTTTCAGTAGCTTCGTATTCAGCGTATTTACAACTGTTTCCCATATTTCAtctaacatttttgggaataTGGATGATTCCAGTCGTTGATACAGTTTACCTAAGTTGCTTTCAAGATACTGCAGTAATGGATCTATTGACTGGAATGAAAATGCACCCGCTATGATACAACAATTTGTTCATTAAAGTTTCATCGGAGTAACAGTGAATACATTCAGTCGCCATGTTCTATTACGTACATTTCTTTTGTTTGGTTCTTTGATAGCAAACAGttcgatatttttgatgatgtcaacactcattttatcaataatacTGCAGATTAAAGTTTTACTCTTCATGGACATATCTTTATTCGCATCTGACACGAGGTTAGTTAGGGTTTTGAGTGACGAGACACCTGCAATAGAAGTTATCACTTTCACATAACGCAATGAAATTTGGAATTTGTTGTAACGGCATAGAACAGACAAACacaaaaaacaataattaccAAGTTCGTCGTTTTCATGCGCTATAGCCATGTTTTTACAGTTCTCTTCCCAATTTAACTTCTGTGGCAACTCGTTTAAATATCGTCGAACATGTTCAATATTATTCAAGGTGATGCAAAGCTGAAGTGATGAATAGATAAACATTTATACAATTTCTACTAACATAACTAACATCAAGAGCACTTTAAAACGAAGATTGACATAGACAGTTATTTCGAGTATAAGACCCCTAATAATACATACATATCATAgccatatacatatatatcatagCCACATCACACGTTGGCCTGTATAACTAAAAACTTCTTCGAAAAATCCGATCATTTTACTATCAATCAATCCGGAATAATGTCTAAACCATGGACCTCGATTTTAGGTCTGTGGATATAAAGCTTGTAGGACCATGGACTTACCTGATCTGTGACGTCAAATTGTTCATTATCGTTATCGTAATAACCATTCTTCTCTAGTATAAACCGAATCTTATCAGCGTACATTCGAGCACCGTCACATATTGTCTACAAATCCAGAGAAAGgttcattatttcaacaatAGTGACTTCTTGGAATATTCAAGGACTTCAAGAAATTCAACTTCACTCACATCACATATTTTGGTAATACCCATTATGTTGTTGTCAGCTCCTACATACCCGATATCAACCCATTCTGTGATCATCTGAAATAGATATATGGTGAAGATATCTTTTGAAATACAGATGGACACATTTAATCCATTTAAGAAAAGGATTCGGTGAATTTACCTTATCGAAACAGGAGAGAACATCGACGGATGAGTTCGAATATTTCACTAACGTTGTCACAACCACAACCTACAAAGAAATAGTTCAATAGAACACAATGCAATATAGGTTTACTTGGTTtacttatttattcattttatctatGACTTACGTCTTTATCTATTTCTAATGCCTTTTCCATTCTTCTGGTCGCTTCAGATCTAAATGTTTGCAACCAAAACACCAGCGATTCCATGAACCAATCATAAAACTTACTTAACGATAATTTGAACACATCTCTGTAATATCAATGAGTATAACGGTATTTATTTCACTTAGATACGATCATCAACAGATTAGAagaatcaaatattatttgtTTATTGTATATACATCTAGGTTACCAATTAAGCTAAAACCCTTCGTCTAGTTGTTCTGTTCCTATTATTGTAGTGACTGAATATTAGCTATTTGCCTTATTATGAATCTGAACGATCGATTTACAGGGAAAACTACTTCATGTCATAGCACAGGAAATAATTAGCAgtttatgtatataaatagacgtatatacatacatcAGAGTAGTTTTGGTTGCATACCTTTCAGAAACATTTTCTCTGAACTGATAAAACATTCCTCTCAATGCGAAATAGATCATCAACGATACTTTGCTACTCTGCATGATATTCTCCGGGAATTTGTGGTATCTGATCAGATATTTATCCATTTCAATCATGAGCTCTTTAGTTTTACCGGCCAACTAACAAATCGAATAGAAAAAAAGAGCATTATATGCgtagttttatattttccacgATTGTTCTTAGGAATTGCCGAAAATAAGGCTTACTTTGCTGTCTAGGGCAATTGATACATATTTATAGTAATCAATGCCAAGCCTTCCCGAAAAAAATTGCGTATATGTATAATTTGGAACGATGGCAGTTGTGGCTTCATTTATTATTTGGGTTAATTGTTCAATTTTTGGTAGCACGGCATCCTTGGCATCAGAATGAATCGTGTTCAATTTGCTTTCCATCCACGACTTGGCATccatctgaaaatatacaatgGTAATTAGATATCAGAGAATAAAACGTTttaaagataattttttttcagataattTTTACCTTTATTCGCTCTGCAATTAGAGCTGTCAGATCTTTTTTCGAAGATGGATTTGATGACCACAGATGGATATTCAGAAGAGTGACGATCAAGCTGAAAAGTCAGGTGTTCGGTAAAGTTTTATGGAGAAATGATATATAaccataaaatattcaaatgtgcCGACAATATTTCTTACCTGACTTTGGAATTAAATGCTTCAAGATTTTCCTCATCTGGTGGAAAGAGGTGTGGTATGTCACTGATATCTTTAATTATTCGGTGAACATACGCACTGGAGGCTTCGTCAAATTTTGAAAGCTGTAAAGaatttgaacataaaataataacagttttaattcaatttctaaaCATCTGTGTTACCGAAAAACTAAGCTCAAGTAATATATACCTCCCAGTCTGAGACAATGAATGTGTCCCCGAGACCTTCGTGTCTAAGCTGTTCTTGCATCCAGTCCATTTCTATCTGCACTATCGCGTCTTTGATGGCTGAATCTTTTACAGGTGGTTTATCCATATCAACCGCTAATTCCAGTAATGcaattaattttctaaaaatgaaatattgaagtCTCATTCAAAGTTCCGCACTAAAGATAGTTCAAATGTATTTATTATCTCATTGCTCTTACAGTAATGCTCGTGTTACTCGGGATATGTTGTTTGGCACTGCGAattgttctaaaatcatttcagtttGGGGGCATAATTTTCTGTCTAATTCTTCACCAGCTTCCTATAAGAAAGTAGCGACAAATATAACCAATACTAATTCGCAACTTTTGTCGAAATTTAATTTGCTGAATACTgagatttttatatatatttacttgTTGTTTTTTTGCAGTATGTTCGATGATCTTAGTGATAAGTGTGTAATACTGTTCTACAGGAAACACTCGATGATGTTGATCACTTTCAACGCTATCCTGAATTGAAGCTATCTATAATAGTAAACACAATATACCAGTATGTAACTtggaaagttaagtgttaatGCGTGTTGGTTACTAATAGGGATCATACCTGTGGATATTTCAACTCCAATAGTAGTTTTATTTGCCCAGTCttcttgtttttatttgaaacgcGTTGGTGTATGTCAAACCAAGATTCCATTCCTTTAGCGCTTACATTCTATAATTACATCACACAGTAAATACTtaattgataaaatcatttatatgaaaatattaaaaaaacatcgaaaaataACTGGGGTATTTGTGAGCGTTGCGCGTGCATTCCAGAAGGATATCAATGGAGCACGTAATCATTCTAACCTTTAAAGGAATTCTCATTGACCCTATCAGATCATCAACTGGTTTTCCGAATTCAACTGTCTGTCGAAATGTACGTACTACACTGAAACacaaacatttatttatcagttgAGTCGAAGCAAAGACGAATTATTCGTCTTCAGAAGCGCTAGTTAAACACGCGGCTACAGTTGAtaagataatcataatcatgTCAGATATATGTTCGGTTTTCCAATCTAGTACCTTTTCAGACCAGAAGTTCCCTCTAACTGTTTAACACTATCCATTATTGTCATACCATCATCATTATCCCACACGTAGACCTCaagcatttcatttttataatctgataattctctgaaaaaaatcaaatatgaaTGGTTTGAAAACCATCAGAATCGTTGAATTATCACGAAATAGTGAATGGAATTGGTATCATTGATGATTGATGTTGATTAATATTTGGAATAGGATGTGGCTTCATATCAGGATATACATCATAGATAGTGTTTATCAAATGTTtaacagtttaaaaaaaaagaagtaaCGACGACTAATAAAAGATTTCCCCTGACACAAAATGTTTTTACTTTCAAGACCAGGATATGAGAATTATTCCGATAAACAAGCACTAAGATATTCATTCGATTAAGAGCCATCagtatatatatgatatatattatatatatatatatatatatatatatatatatatatatatatatatatatatatatatatatatatatatatatatatatatatatatatatatatatatatatatatatatatatatatatatatatatatatatatatatatatatatatatatatatatatatatatatttgttttgagAGAGGGATCAGCTTACATGTCAAATTCTTCATTCCATTTCGGTTGTAAACTTTCATGAACAACCTTCGTTCTTCTACATTCCCCAAATTCAGGTTCCGGGTGATGTTTCGATTCTTTGTGTTTCGAATGTGGCGAAGAACCGCCTGTTATTTTTCGTAGTTTTTCACGCACAATTCTGATCTGACAATACGGATCGCTTAAACCTGTAATAACATCATAGAAATGTATGTACATGCATAAGAGAATGTTATCGCCCATCAAACCATCGT is a window of Tubulanus polymorphus chromosome 2, tnTubPoly1.2, whole genome shotgun sequence DNA encoding:
- the LOC141900255 gene encoding uncharacterized protein LOC141900255, whose amino-acid sequence is MSGKVKTRISANAADSASLSVNERILKECHTLYTDPDNGLIKIAENLGLSLLAPRKKITVLLIGNHSAGKSSFVNWYIEEHVQRTGVAIETQGFTFVTSGRKRESLTGNATLHLYPHFEPLRKLKGVTDYLVTEISTSKQKKFSLVTFVDTPGLVDGDMKYPFDVNESILWLGDLADLIFVFFDPIGQALCKRTLNLVEKLNEKHAEHMRFYLSKADEAGHESDRQRVMMQIVQELCKRPGLNRTGFDMPTIYIPSPTVKSRCVNQIEEVCKDVEKTINQTIQNTLNTLEKDCESIAELVDQRLIKNSEDDSFNLQARCRGAMFALVGILLPFFVFVYFLASRAASKDILLQVLGKSGTETLQLYLAPVRGIIKTIPTDYHLHLLGGIIGFSLLLLLLAKFTSRSRSTLTRRQKRLLLEQRDYVQTTVKSKKQTLYQQYLKQMVAEHDL
- the LOC141899329 gene encoding ubiquitin carboxyl-terminal hydrolase 30-like, translated to MDQSPFLLFGGSVAALLAGLYILWEPSSQTNTKKKKRGCCPGLVNLGNTCFLNAILQSLASCPNFMLWLVNYTETHPSTSCQEYLAWTLLNVMKILNNQGEFVDPFSPHDVINALRARRWVISADEQDAHELFHVLTETLDEETAKYASVLSVLDCSALEEMQVLNDAVSRYKVGLPKLEKADNLITFKGLLASQLQCKTCNHRTAMKYDAFDSLSLSIPTYSWGVLSIESLLRTFFKPECVQSVECENCAKLLGASNTPKRSFIKKLTLGKLPDNLCIHIQRTVWLDNGMPTKRCDHIGFAESLCLDEFINAEPQRRQHEKQSRLIGGKLYGTEVNEANAVLLNSKSLLSMNTILTQPPSKLLSSISIRKPSSEDLIVEQHKRKSCSYKLMSVIVHLGDVFSGHFVTYRRGPIRQGLVSDKWFCTSDTIVKSVDITDVLQSDAYMLFYQRV